The following proteins come from a genomic window of Gynuella sunshinyii YC6258:
- a CDS encoding peroxiredoxin, which produces MSILVGKKAPDFDTQAVLGDGSIVGSFKLSEAIKGKYAVVFFYPLDFTFVCPSELIAMDHRVSKLKELGCEVVGLSIDSHFTHNAWRNTPVNEGGIGAVSYTLAADMDHSIAKAYGIEAEGGDSYYPAGVAMRATFVIDQKGIVRHQVVNDEPLGRNMDEVVRIVEALQFFEENGQVCPAGWNKGDAGMVNTPDGVAKYLAENSDKL; this is translated from the coding sequence ATGAGCATTTTGGTTGGAAAAAAAGCACCTGATTTTGATACACAGGCGGTACTGGGGGATGGTTCCATCGTCGGCAGTTTCAAACTGTCTGAAGCTATTAAAGGTAAATACGCCGTGGTGTTTTTCTATCCTCTGGACTTCACATTTGTGTGTCCTTCAGAGTTGATCGCTATGGACCACCGCGTTAGCAAGCTGAAAGAGCTTGGTTGTGAAGTTGTCGGTCTGTCCATCGATTCACATTTTACTCACAATGCCTGGAGAAACACGCCTGTAAATGAAGGTGGTATCGGCGCGGTAAGCTATACCCTGGCAGCAGATATGGATCACAGCATCGCCAAAGCCTATGGCATTGAGGCTGAAGGTGGCGATTCTTACTATCCTGCGGGTGTTGCCATGCGGGCCACGTTTGTGATTGACCAGAAAGGCATCGTTCGTCATCAGGTGGTTAATGATGAACCTCTGGGTCGTAATATGGACGAAGTGGTTCGTATCGTTGAGGCTCTGCAATTCTTCGAAGAAAATGGACAGGTCTGTCCGGCTGGCTGGAACAAAGGTGATGCCGGTATGGTCAACACTCCTGACGGTGTTGCCAAATATCTGGCAGAAAATTCAGACAAACTGTAA
- the rnt gene encoding ribonuclease T, translating to MNQRFRGFYPVVIDVETAGFNDQTDALLEIAAVTLKVDQNGWLVPDQSIAFEIEPFEGANIEESSLQFTGIDPFNPFRDAVSEQKALNDIFQLVRKGIKNTHCNRAIVVAHNAHFDHGFLKAAVERCEIKRDPFHPFSSFDTASLSGLAFGQTVLAKACKSAGIEFDNHEAHSALYDTQKTAELFCAIVNKWKSMGGWPPAEQVPKAGNDECDH from the coding sequence ATGAACCAACGCTTCCGTGGCTTCTATCCAGTCGTCATTGATGTTGAAACCGCCGGATTCAACGATCAAACCGATGCGTTACTCGAAATCGCTGCGGTTACCCTGAAAGTGGATCAAAACGGTTGGCTGGTACCCGATCAATCGATAGCCTTCGAAATCGAACCATTTGAAGGGGCCAATATTGAAGAGTCCTCGCTGCAGTTTACCGGTATCGATCCATTTAACCCGTTCCGCGATGCCGTCTCAGAGCAAAAAGCCCTGAATGACATCTTCCAGTTGGTCCGCAAAGGTATCAAAAACACCCATTGCAACCGGGCGATCGTCGTGGCCCACAATGCCCACTTCGACCATGGATTCCTGAAAGCAGCTGTCGAGCGCTGCGAAATCAAACGCGATCCGTTCCATCCTTTTTCCAGTTTTGATACGGCTTCACTGTCCGGCCTTGCTTTTGGTCAGACGGTTCTGGCCAAAGCCTGTAAATCTGCCGGTATCGAGTTTGATAATCACGAAGCCCATAGCGCACTGTACGACACTCAGAAAACCGCTGAATTATTCTGTGCGATTGTGAACAAATGGAAATCCATGGGTGGATGGCCACCCGCAGAACAAGTTCCGAAGGCAGGTAACGATGAATGTGATCATTGA
- a CDS encoding S1 family serine peptidase, with product MGKLLTKLIVVAFTLTAGLLTCNAMAQSRIIAGDDATGEWPFVTAVMKYVGNGYYSQFCGGSLISSKYVLTAAHCVNQMSSSGVANMLLNIGDLTPFDNDDNEIRTVSKIYLNPNFSSNTMKYDFAILELDEASAQTPIELGSVGNSDTVWTLGWGDMNPVDLHNEQTTADVSYPDTLQIVELKTISNSLCISYYSGVINILDNMVCAIGDADTYTYGGTPYSIVGDSCQGDSGGPLVKSSGGGYVLVGTVSFGDEGEKGNDIGCGDPYFPGVYGRVSVATDWISDVLNGNVSPSIVASSSSGGDGGGASSIFSGALSPIWLAVLFPLLSCFRRR from the coding sequence ATGGGAAAACTATTAACTAAGCTGATTGTAGTCGCGTTCACTTTGACCGCAGGTTTGTTGACGTGCAATGCCATGGCGCAAAGCAGAATTATCGCCGGTGACGATGCTACTGGAGAGTGGCCGTTTGTGACGGCGGTGATGAAATATGTCGGCAATGGTTACTATAGTCAGTTTTGTGGCGGCAGCCTGATCAGTTCGAAATATGTATTGACCGCGGCGCATTGTGTAAATCAGATGAGTTCGTCTGGTGTTGCCAATATGCTGCTGAATATTGGTGATCTGACACCATTTGATAATGATGACAACGAAATACGAACCGTCAGTAAGATATACCTTAATCCGAATTTTTCATCCAATACCATGAAGTATGATTTTGCCATTCTGGAGTTGGATGAAGCCAGTGCGCAGACTCCTATTGAATTGGGGTCAGTGGGAAACAGCGATACAGTCTGGACACTTGGCTGGGGAGATATGAATCCTGTGGATCTGCATAATGAGCAGACGACAGCTGATGTTAGTTATCCGGATACTCTTCAAATCGTTGAATTGAAGACCATATCCAATTCTTTGTGTATTTCTTACTACTCTGGAGTCATCAACATATTAGATAACATGGTATGTGCGATTGGTGATGCGGACACCTATACCTACGGAGGCACTCCGTACTCCATCGTGGGTGACTCCTGTCAGGGTGATAGTGGTGGGCCTTTAGTCAAGTCGTCCGGCGGTGGGTATGTTCTGGTGGGTACCGTCAGTTTTGGTGATGAAGGTGAAAAAGGAAACGATATCGGCTGCGGTGATCCTTATTTTCCCGGCGTTTATGGCCGGGTCAGTGTGGCTACCGATTGGATCAGTGATGTTTTGAACGGAAATGTATCACCATCCATTGTGGCATCATCTAGTTCTGGAGGTGATGGTGGCGGTGCATCAAGTATTTTCAGCGGGGCATTGAGCCCGATATGGCTGGCTGTACTGTTTCCGCTGTTGTCCTGTTTCCGTCGTCGTTAA
- a CDS encoding flagellar protein MotY yields the protein MANYQRILFFFLGLILAVQGQTITFTTGLNDTEWKLVSSPFGCLFRQNIPLYGSGVFFREAGEDLLFYLETDHNQMREGKAALVVEAPDWKANALTSDLGYVRVRDTRYPVVVESIRSDRMMAELLDGMAPTFTRQAIYLSDRIRVRLSPAQFKPYYEQYLACVSGLLPVNYDQIKRTNIYFDNGQDELDAADKRLLNKIATYILTDTRVINIYIDGHTDDRGSRYENRRLSEKRADLVQQYLMSRNIDVGMMILNYHGERYPVASNATAAGRAKNRRVSIRIERIMDDPDDPMARHPDFDE from the coding sequence ATGGCCAATTATCAACGCATTTTATTCTTCTTTCTTGGTTTGATCCTTGCCGTACAAGGTCAAACCATTACTTTTACGACTGGCCTGAATGACACCGAGTGGAAGCTCGTCTCTTCACCGTTTGGTTGCCTCTTTCGGCAGAACATACCTTTATATGGCTCGGGGGTGTTCTTTCGTGAAGCTGGTGAAGACCTGTTGTTTTACCTGGAGACCGATCACAACCAAATGCGCGAAGGCAAGGCCGCATTGGTGGTTGAAGCACCCGACTGGAAAGCCAATGCCCTGACTTCGGATCTTGGCTACGTGAGAGTTCGGGACACCCGTTATCCGGTTGTGGTTGAGTCCATTCGTTCTGACCGTATGATGGCAGAATTGCTGGATGGCATGGCACCGACGTTCACCAGACAGGCAATTTATCTCAGTGACCGCATCCGGGTGCGTCTTTCTCCTGCTCAGTTCAAACCTTATTACGAACAATATCTGGCATGTGTTTCCGGGTTGCTGCCGGTGAACTATGATCAGATTAAACGTACCAATATTTATTTTGACAATGGTCAGGATGAACTGGATGCCGCAGACAAGCGGCTGTTGAACAAGATTGCTACTTACATTCTGACCGATACCCGGGTAATCAACATTTATATCGACGGTCATACGGATGATCGTGGCTCCCGTTATGAGAATCGGCGGTTATCAGAAAAACGGGCTGACCTGGTTCAACAGTATCTGATGTCCCGTAACATTGATGTCGGTATGATGATTTTGAATTATCACGGCGAACGTTACCCAGTGGCCAGCAACGCAACCGCTGCAGGTCGTGCAAAAAACCGACGGGTATCCATTCGTATTGAACGCATCATGGATGACCCTGACGATCCGATGGCCAGGCATCCTGACTTTGACGAATGA
- a CDS encoding MTH1187 family thiamine-binding protein produces MNVIIDLCVIPMGTTASVSGYIAECQRVLEGTGLSYTMHSYGTNIEGEWDEVMAAVKACHEAVHKMGAPRISSTLKIGTRTDKSQTMQDKIDVVNELLNS; encoded by the coding sequence ATGAATGTGATCATTGATTTATGCGTCATTCCCATGGGCACGACGGCGTCTGTTTCTGGATATATCGCAGAATGCCAGAGAGTCCTGGAAGGCACCGGTTTGAGCTATACCATGCATTCTTATGGCACTAATATCGAAGGTGAATGGGATGAAGTCATGGCGGCTGTCAAAGCCTGTCATGAAGCAGTACATAAAATGGGAGCCCCGAGAATTTCATCAACCCTCAAGATTGGCACCCGGACAGACAAATCACAGACCATGCAGGACAAAATCGATGTGGTCAATGAACTGCTGAATTCCTGA